The sequence below is a genomic window from Candidatus Binataceae bacterium.
CAAGCCGCCAACGCCACGCTACGGCTCTATCCGGCGCCGCGCGCCGATGAGTTCATCGCTTGCGCCGCAAAGCTCTACAAGGTGCCGAGCGAAATGATCCTAGCCGGTAACGGGTCGGACGAACTGCTGGCGATGCTCTTCCGTGCCACCCTTGACCGCGGCGATACGGTTGCCTACCCAACGCCGACCTATTCCCTGTACGACACGCTGGCCGCGGTCCAGGAAGCCAAGGTCCTGCACTTCCCCTTCGGGCGCGACTTCAGAGTCCCGATTGAGGCACTCGGCCGCGCGCGGGCCCAGCTTACCATTATCTGTAACCCCAACTCGCCCTCTGGGACCATGACCCCGGTGCGCGGATTGGCGATTCTGGCCCGAAAACTTCGTGGACGGCTGCTGGTAATCGATGAAGCGTACGTCGACTTTGCCAGCGACAACGCGCTGCGCCTCCTCAAGAATCATCGCAACGTAGTCGTACTGCGCACGCTGTCCAAGGCTTACTCGCTGGCCGGAATGCGTCTGGGACTTGCATTCGCGCACCGCGCGACCATCCAGGCGCTGCTCAAGGTGAAAGATTCCTACAATCTGGGCCGCATCGCACTGGCGGGGGGTGCGGCGGCGCTCTCCGATTCGGCTTGGATGCGGCGTAACGTGGAACGGGTGAAGAAGACTCGCGCGACAGTCGAGGTGCGACTACGCAAGATGGGCTTCGAGGTGCCGCCGTCGGAGTCGAATTTCATATTAGCTCGAATGCCGGGCCACGACCTAAGCGGCGTGACGCGCGGACTGCGCCGTGCGGGAATTCTGGTTAGATATTTTTCGATACCTTCGCTGCGTGATGCGATGCGCATTTCGATTGGCACCCCCGCGGAGATGGCCGCCTTGCTCCGCGCGCTCGGTCCTCTGGTTCGTGCGGAATTTGGCGAGGCTTGCCGTCGGAGTGCGTGATGGGTCGGATAGCCAGTCTGTTCAGCGGCTTTCGGCGGCCGCGAAAATCGCCGCCCAGCGAACCGGAGGAAGCGCGCGCCGCGGTGTCGTGGGTGGTTGCCGGACTCGGCAATCCGGGAAAGGAATACGCCGGCTCGCGGCACAACACCGGGTACTTGGTCCTTGATCGGATCGCACAGGCACAGCACGTTCAATTGGGTCGCCGTCGCTTTCAGGGGGCTACCGGCGAGGCGGAAATCTCGGGCCAGCGCGTGCTGCTGGTGAAGCCTGAGACCTACTACAACCGATCCGGTGACTGTATTTCGTCACTGCTTGGCTATTTCAAAGTCCCGCCCGAGCGTCTCATCGTAGTTCACGATGAACTCGACCTTAAGCCCGGAGATATCCGGATCAAGTCAGGCGGGGGAGACGCTGGAAACAACGGGGTCCGTTCAGTAGTGGAGTCGCTCGGGACCCCCGATTTCATCCGGGTGCGGATAGGAATCGGCAAGCCGCCTCCCGGCGACGCGGACCATCGCCACATCTTGGAGCCGGTTCGTCGTGCGGGCGCGGGCGATTCCGATTCAGTCCTCGACCGCGCGGCGCAGGCGGTGGAGGCGATAGTTACGCAGGGACTCGCGCGCGCGATGGGACAGTACAATCAGCGCGCCGAACCCTAGCGGAACGGCGACTGGTGAGGTGAGGACTTTCCCGGACACCCTAGGTTTCCGCTACGCTTGGGATTTGTGAGGTGAACGGTGAGCGCACGGGGAGAGCAGCAGGGTATGAGCGTGGAGGAAAGAGCGGCGGTGCTCGCGCGGGGCAGCGTCGAAGTCATTTCGCAGAGCGAGTTGGAGGCAAAACTGAAGCTAGGGCACCCGCTGAGAATCAAGCTGGGGATGGACCCAACCGCGCCCGACCTGCATCTTGGCCATTCGGTAGTCCTCAAAAAGCTCCGCGATTTCCAGCGCGACGGCCACACGGTCGTATTTCTGGTCGGTGACTTTACGGCAATGATCGGCGATCCGACCGGTCGCTCCGAGACCCGCAAGCCGCTGACGCGCGAGCAGATTTCCGCGAACGCTGAAACCTACCGCGGGCAGGTCTTCAAGATCCTCGATCCGAAAGGGACCGAAGTCCGCTTCAACAGCGAGTGGATGGATGCCCTGGGGGTTCGCGATCTGATCAAGATTGCGGCGCGGCTCAGCGTGGCGCGCATGCTGGAGCGCGACGATTTCGAAAAACGTATGGCGGCTGGGGACCCGCTGTTTCTCCACGAGCTGCTGTACCCGTTGATCCAAGGTTACGATTCGGTAGCTCTGGAAGCCGACGTCGAACTGGGAGGCACCGATCAAAAGTTCAATCTGCTCGTGGGCCGCGACCTGCAGCGTGCGATGGGACAGGCCCCGCAGGTCGTCATGACGATGCCCTTGCTGGAAGGACTCGACGGCACACGCAAAATGTCCAAGTCCTATGGCAACTTCGTCGGGCTTACCGACGCGCCGGAAGAGATGTACGGCAAGCTGATGTCGGTACCCGATCCGCTGATGATCAAGTATTACGAGTTGCTGACCGACCAGGCGCCCGCGGAGCTGGCGCGCATTCGCTCCGGCGCGATTCACCCGATGGAAGCGAAGAAGCGACTCGCCTCACGCATCGTCAGCGAATATTACGAGGCGCAGGCGGCGGGGGCCGCGCAACGGTACTTCGAGTCCAAGCATCAGCGCCGCGAGGTTCCCGACAACGCGCCGGTGTTCCGACTCGAACGCGACATGTGGATCTGCGAATTGATGAAACAGATCCGCTTTGCGCCTTCCACCAACGAGGCGCGCCGCCTGATTGGGCAGGGTGCGGTGCGCGTCGACGGCGAGGTGGTCAACGACGTCAACTTCCGGATTCTTCCCGGCACTCACAAAGTGCTCGAGGTAGGCAAACGCCGGGTAGCGCGGATCGCGAAGTAGCGTCGCTACCCGCGAACAGCCCGTCTGCAAACCTAGGAGTCCTTTTTTTCTGCCTCGGCGACCGCCTCGCGGAGTTTTTTCATGGTGCGGTCGAGCGCCTTTAGATAGCGTTGCTTCGTCCAGGTTTCCTTGGTGCGCATTTTGAGCCATCCCAGCTTGACTGCGTCGGGCTTGTTTCCCATTTCACCAGTCGAAACCTCGATAACGGCGCGTTCCTCGGGACCAAGGGTAGCGAGCACTTCACGTTTGAGGCCTTGCAGGAATCCGGCTTTGAGGTCGATGTCGATCTTCATGGCTTGATATCACCAGCGTAGATCACTCCTGCATCACCGCTCAACTAACTTGTACCAGGCCGGGCGCGGGCCACTCGGCGCCGGCAGGAAGAATGCCGATGGAATATTTCAGGAAGCCGACCGGGATCTTGAGTCCTGTGTACACGTGGAACGGTGCGCAAATGCGCGAGGTGATGTGCTCGGAGGAGGCCGGGGCTTTCATGGGTGCTTACAATCAGGCGCAGTGGCCCAAGACTCGATGGCGGTGCGTAGTCAGTTTCTGACCGGCGTGGGCATATCTGAGGCGAAGGGACGCTAGCCCGCTTGAAATAATGCGCCGGTGATTGCGTACACTGCAAGGATGTGTTAACCGACAATAGGTTAGCGGCCGGAACGATCGAACGAGAGCGAGTGTGCGCTCGGCCGCTCCCAATTGGGCGAAGCTGAAGAGGGGCCTTCGCCCATTTTCTTCTGGGCGTCAAGCCCGGAGGCGTTTTTAGTCCGCCATCGAAGTCGCACGGCGTAGGCTAGCTATGCGAGGGGTCGGGCAGCTTCGGCTTCTGGCAGCCGCCGCCCGCGGCGCAATTCAGTCCGGCGCCGATGTAGATGAGTGCAGCCTTGATGGGAAAGAACGTGTAGTTGAGAGGCGTCTCAATCGGGTCGAACGTCGAGGGCGGTTGATTACGAGCCTGAACTTCGGCCTGGGCTTTCTCGGGTGCCTCTATCTGCTGGATCGAAGCTACCCGATCATTGGAGCCGAATACCGCTACCTTTCCCGAGTCCAGCCAGACGTAGCGAAGCACGGTGGCACCCGAGTGGTCTGGATCCGGGACGGAATCCTTGAGATCCGGCGGTCCCATGGCCTGCACTGTCTCGTCGGCGGTCATACCGGCGGTTAGCGACGCATGGTTGCTCGCTGTGGAGCAGGACGCGATCGCAAGCGCCAGCAACAGGGCCGAGGCGCTCGCGGCGAAACGACGTGCAGACATAGCAAGATTCTCCCGAGCGGTCCCAAATCACGTAACATACCCCCTCGATCACGGCAATCGCGCGATTTGGGAATGACATCGCGCGATGTGGAAACGGTGGACCGAGACCTCGACAGGCTGTTCGTGTACGGCGCCTTGCTCGATGCAAAACTGCGAGGCCGCCTGCTCGGTCGCGAGCTCCGCAGCGAGCCGGCGCGGCTTCCGGGATACTACAGGGGGCGCACGCAATACTTTTTCGTCGCTCGTCGTGTGGGCGCCAGCGTGCCAGGCGAAATCCTGTCCGAGCTTCTGCCCCACGATTTTGCGGTCCTCGACCGGTACGAAGCCGTGCCCCGTCTGTATACGCGCCAACGCGCGCAGGTACAGACCGCAATCGAGGAACGGGTCAGCTGCTGGATCTATCTACCGACCGGATGGGAAAGGCGCTGACTTAATCTTCGGTCACTTCGCTTCCGCCGGCGGAGCGGCCTTGGACTCGGGTCGTTTGATGCCAAACTTGTCGAGCCGGTACTGAAGGGTGCGGTAGCTCATGCTCAGCATCTTGCACGCTTTGGCGATGACCCAATCGCTCTTATCCATTGCCTGCAGGATTAATTCGCGTTCGAAGTTCTCGAAATTGATTCCCTCCGAAGGAATCTCGAATTTATCGCTCCGCGGCCCGCGTTCACCGGCCTTTGCCAGAGTCTTGCGGGCCAGCACCTCCTGGGGAAGGTCGCGTGGGGTAATGGTGTCGCCCTCACATAGCAGGATCGCACGCTCGATGGCGGATTCCAGTTGCCGCACGTTCCCCGGCCACGAGTAGTCGAGCAGTATCTCCATTGCCTCGCGGCTGATTTCCTTGACCCGGCCCTCGGCCGAATGACCGAATTTCGCCAGCGCGTGATTAGCCAGCAGCGGGATGTCTCCCTGCCGTTCGCGCAAGGGGGGAACCGTGATAGTCACGACGTTCACACGATAGTAGAGATCCTCGCGAAAGCGGCTCTCCGCGACCTCCTCGGCAAGGTTCTTGTTGGTAGCGGTAACCAGACGAACATCAACTCGAAACGATTCATTACCACCTACGCGGCGAATCTCCTTTTCCTGCAGGACCCGCAGAATCTTGGCCTGCAGCCCTTGCGGAAGATCGGCGATTTCGTCGAGGAACAGAGTCGATGCGTTGGCGCTTTCAAATAGGCCTATCTTGCGCTCGGTCGCTCCCGTAAAGGCGCCCCGTTCATGGCCGAAAAGCTCGTTTTCGATGAGGTTGTCGGGAATCGCTGAGCAATTGATCGCAATGAACGGCCGCGCGGCGCGCGGGGAGTTGCGATGGATCGCTCGGGCCACCAGTTCCTTGCCGGTGCCGCTGTCGCCCTGAACGAGCACGGTGCTGTTGGAGGGTGCCACCTTGCGCACCATTCGGATGACCTCCTGGATCGCGGGATCCTGTCCGACGATGCCTTCGAGCTCGAACTTCCCTTCGAGGCGGCGCTTCAGCAGTTGGTTCTCTTGCTGCAGGTTTGAGAGTTCCGCCGCCTTGGCCACCGTCATCACGAGCGTTTCCCGATCAGTCGGTTTGGTCAGATAGTAGAACGCGCCGTTTTTCATGGCCTGAACCGCGCTCTCGATAGTTCCGTGCGCGGTCAGAACGACCACCTGGCAGGAAGGGTAGGCGGTGCGCACTTTGTCGAGCAGTTCCTCGCCCGACATACCGGGCATCATCAGGTCGGTCAGCACCACGTCGAAGCGGGTGGGACCCAGCAGCTCCATCGCGCGCTTGCCGGTCGCGGCTTGTTCAACCGAGAAACCCTCGTCGCGCAGAGTTTCAGTGGTTATTTCGCGTTCCAGGTCGTTGTCTTCAACGACCAGCACCGATGACTGGTTCATGCGTGTCTTTCCATCCCGGTCTGCGGAAAAGTGAAGGTAACTGCGGTTCCAGGTCCGGTTGGGTTGGGACCTATGTCGATGGTACCACCGTGGCCTTCGACGATCGCCTTGGACAGGAATAGGCCCAACCCGATGCCCTCGCGCTTGGTAGTAAAAAACGGCTCGAAAACGTGCACTGCCGCATCCGGATCGATTCCCGCTCCGGTGTCGCAGAACCTAATTACGAATCGCTCGTTCTCGCGGCTAAAGGTGATCCTCATGGTGCCGCCGTCGGGCATTGCCTGCACCGCATTGGCGACCACGTTCATGAAGCAGGTGCGGAGTTTCTCCGCGTCGACGTTAAGCACGGTCGCAACGCTATCCGCGTCTTCCAGCACCTCGATACCCTGGCTTTTCATCTTGGATTCGGAAATCGCCAGCACCCCGTCCACCAGCTGCTTGACGTCTGTCGAGGCGGGACGGATCTCGATCGGCCTGCCGTAATGTAAAAAGCTTTGCACCAGCTCGCTCATGCGGCGAACCTCGTCTTTCATGAGCATGACCTGGCGCACAAAATTGTCCGAATCCTGAGCGAGCTGACGCGTGTAACGAGTCCGCAGCTGGTCAAGCGCCAGACTGATGAAGTTGAGAGGATTCTTTATCTCGTGTGCCAAGCCCCCGGCGAGTTGGCCCAGCGCCGCGAACCGCTCGAGCCGGTTGAGCTCATGCTCACGCTCGCGCGCCCGGCGCAGCTGCTGAACCATCTCGTTGAAGCTTCGGGTGAGGAGGCCGATTTCATCGCGGCGGTTGGCCTCCGGCACCGGCGCGAGGCCGCGCGCTGCGATATTCTGGGCCGCGTCGGCGACTGCATGGATTGGTTTCACGTAGCGGTCCGCCAGGATGTAAGCGAACACCAATCCGATGGTAAAAATGACGAAGGCCGCAGCGATCTGATGGATCCAATTTACGACCAGCGGCTGCGCGGAATCGCCGAAGTCCGCCACGACCTGCACGTAGCCGAGCAAATGATCTTCGACTTCGATCGGAATCAGATAAACGGTGGTTTCCCGGGCCGCTGGACCTAGTCGGGCCCCCGGGATGGTCAGGATGTCGGCACCTTGCTTCAACTCCTGGGCGACTACGTTGTCCTCAGAATGGGGCACCAGGGCGGCGCCGATGAGCTGTGGATTGGAGCTGTTGATGATGAGCTTCTGCGATGACGCGATGGAGACTTCCAGGCCCTGGCTATTGAGGCTGCGGACGTAGTTTTGCAGGCGATCCCGATCGGTGTTGCCGACCGCTGTCAACTCCTGCACCCCGATGTGTATCGCGCGAGCAAGGTTTTTAACTTGCTGCTGCGTGGTTTCGACAATCGCGGCCTGGGTGCCGAGACTCACCCAGAGCTCGGCGCCGAGGGTGAGGGCCAGCAGCAGCACCATCAGGAGTATCAGCTTCGCCTTGAGATTAAGCGGCGGGAATTTGAGTTGCATTTCAGGCGACCGTCGCCGGACTAGGGCCGGCGAACTTCAGGTCCCTAAAGAATTGGTTTCTTCCACTCGGGTCAGGTTTTCTGCGCGCTGGTGCGCGTGTACAGAAGGCGCATTCCATAAATTGCCAACGACAGAACCGCCACGACCCAGAGCAGGCGTTCGAACCCGCCGAGGTAGTGGATGACGACCTCGAGCTGCCCGCCGAACAGATATCCTATCGACACGACAACCGGAACCGAAATTATCGCGCCCAGCAGATCATAAGCCAGAAATCGCAGCGGGGTTACCCCAAAGGATCCGGCGGTCAGGTAGATCAACGCCCGGAGTCCGGCCAGAAAGCGCGCGTAGAATATGGCGCGATGACCGTGGCGGCGCATGAAAGCCCGGATCCGATCGATCTGCGCCTTGGAGCCGGGGCGATTGAGTCCGAAGTAGCGCACCAGCCCAGTACCGAAACGGCGGCCCAGAAAAAACAGCGAGTTGTCGCCAGCGACCACCCCGAGCAGCGCTACCGCCAGGGTTATGGGGTAACGAATGACTCCGCGGTGGACCAGGAATCCGCCGGCCAGCAGCGCGATATCTTCCGGCATCGGCAATCCCATGCCACACAGCAGCAGGATCACGAACAGCCCCAGGTACGTGAAATGTTCGATGTAACCGGAGACGATGCCTACCAAGCGTCAGTCTCCACTGGCAT
It includes:
- the hisC gene encoding histidinol-phosphate transaminase; this translates as MFRPSIKKMDPYTPGEQPGPRERLIKLNTNENPYPPSPRVRRAVGQAANATLRLYPAPRADEFIACAAKLYKVPSEMILAGNGSDELLAMLFRATLDRGDTVAYPTPTYSLYDTLAAVQEAKVLHFPFGRDFRVPIEALGRARAQLTIICNPNSPSGTMTPVRGLAILARKLRGRLLVIDEAYVDFASDNALRLLKNHRNVVVLRTLSKAYSLAGMRLGLAFAHRATIQALLKVKDSYNLGRIALAGGAAALSDSAWMRRNVERVKKTRATVEVRLRKMGFEVPPSESNFILARMPGHDLSGVTRGLRRAGILVRYFSIPSLRDAMRISIGTPAEMAALLRALGPLVRAEFGEACRRSA
- the pth gene encoding aminoacyl-tRNA hydrolase produces the protein MGRIASLFSGFRRPRKSPPSEPEEARAAVSWVVAGLGNPGKEYAGSRHNTGYLVLDRIAQAQHVQLGRRRFQGATGEAEISGQRVLLVKPETYYNRSGDCISSLLGYFKVPPERLIVVHDELDLKPGDIRIKSGGGDAGNNGVRSVVESLGTPDFIRVRIGIGKPPPGDADHRHILEPVRRAGAGDSDSVLDRAAQAVEAIVTQGLARAMGQYNQRAEP
- the tyrS gene encoding tyrosine--tRNA ligase translates to MSARGEQQGMSVEERAAVLARGSVEVISQSELEAKLKLGHPLRIKLGMDPTAPDLHLGHSVVLKKLRDFQRDGHTVVFLVGDFTAMIGDPTGRSETRKPLTREQISANAETYRGQVFKILDPKGTEVRFNSEWMDALGVRDLIKIAARLSVARMLERDDFEKRMAAGDPLFLHELLYPLIQGYDSVALEADVELGGTDQKFNLLVGRDLQRAMGQAPQVVMTMPLLEGLDGTRKMSKSYGNFVGLTDAPEEMYGKLMSVPDPLMIKYYELLTDQAPAELARIRSGAIHPMEAKKRLASRIVSEYYEAQAAGAAQRYFESKHQRREVPDNAPVFRLERDMWICELMKQIRFAPSTNEARRLIGQGAVRVDGEVVNDVNFRILPGTHKVLEVGKRRVARIAK
- a CDS encoding gamma-glutamylcyclotransferase family protein, which codes for MTSRDVETVDRDLDRLFVYGALLDAKLRGRLLGRELRSEPARLPGYYRGRTQYFFVARRVGASVPGEILSELLPHDFAVLDRYEAVPRLYTRQRAQVQTAIEERVSCWIYLPTGWERR
- a CDS encoding sigma-54 dependent transcriptional regulator, which codes for MNQSSVLVVEDNDLEREITTETLRDEGFSVEQAATGKRAMELLGPTRFDVVLTDLMMPGMSGEELLDKVRTAYPSCQVVVLTAHGTIESAVQAMKNGAFYYLTKPTDRETLVMTVAKAAELSNLQQENQLLKRRLEGKFELEGIVGQDPAIQEVIRMVRKVAPSNSTVLVQGDSGTGKELVARAIHRNSPRAARPFIAINCSAIPDNLIENELFGHERGAFTGATERKIGLFESANASTLFLDEIADLPQGLQAKILRVLQEKEIRRVGGNESFRVDVRLVTATNKNLAEEVAESRFREDLYYRVNVVTITVPPLRERQGDIPLLANHALAKFGHSAEGRVKEISREAMEILLDYSWPGNVRQLESAIERAILLCEGDTITPRDLPQEVLARKTLAKAGERGPRSDKFEIPSEGINFENFERELILQAMDKSDWVIAKACKMLSMSYRTLQYRLDKFGIKRPESKAAPPAEAK
- a CDS encoding HAMP domain-containing sensor histidine kinase is translated as MQLKFPPLNLKAKLILLMVLLLALTLGAELWVSLGTQAAIVETTQQQVKNLARAIHIGVQELTAVGNTDRDRLQNYVRSLNSQGLEVSIASSQKLIINSSNPQLIGAALVPHSEDNVVAQELKQGADILTIPGARLGPAARETTVYLIPIEVEDHLLGYVQVVADFGDSAQPLVVNWIHQIAAAFVIFTIGLVFAYILADRYVKPIHAVADAAQNIAARGLAPVPEANRRDEIGLLTRSFNEMVQQLRRAREREHELNRLERFAALGQLAGGLAHEIKNPLNFISLALDQLRTRYTRQLAQDSDNFVRQVMLMKDEVRRMSELVQSFLHYGRPIEIRPASTDVKQLVDGVLAISESKMKSQGIEVLEDADSVATVLNVDAEKLRTCFMNVVANAVQAMPDGGTMRITFSRENERFVIRFCDTGAGIDPDAAVHVFEPFFTTKREGIGLGLFLSKAIVEGHGGTIDIGPNPTGPGTAVTFTFPQTGMERHA
- a CDS encoding DedA family protein, producing MVGIVSGYIEHFTYLGLFVILLLCGMGLPMPEDIALLAGGFLVHRGVIRYPITLAVALLGVVAGDNSLFFLGRRFGTGLVRYFGLNRPGSKAQIDRIRAFMRRHGHRAIFYARFLAGLRALIYLTAGSFGVTPLRFLAYDLLGAIISVPVVVSIGYLFGGQLEVVIHYLGGFERLLWVVAVLSLAIYGMRLLYTRTSAQKT